Proteins encoded together in one Salvelinus fontinalis isolate EN_2023a chromosome 6, ASM2944872v1, whole genome shotgun sequence window:
- the LOC129858389 gene encoding protein Wnt-8a-like, with product MLSPSYLQAYLTYASSVQVGAQSGIQECKHQFAWDRWNCPESALQLSTHKGLRSATSETSFVHAISAAGVMYTLTRNCSLGDLDNCGCDGSRNGQIGGRGWLWGGCSDNLDFGERMSKQYVDALETGQDSRAAVNLHNNEAGRMAVKATMKRICRCHGMSESCSVQTCWMQLSDFRDVGNYLKIKHDQAQKLEMDKRRMRSGNSADNRGAIADAFSSIARTELIYLEESPDYCSQNASLGLHGTEGRECLQHGEGLNQWEKRSCRRLCHECGLGVEERRTEIVSSCNCKFQWCCTVKCENCSQVMVKHVCARREGSHGHNYRRRYRGPK from the exons atgctctctccctcttatCTCCAGGCCTATCTGACGTATGCTAGTAGCGTGCAAGTGGGTGCGCAGAGCGGGATCCAGGAATGTAAACACCAGTTTGCTTGGGACAGGTGGAACTGCCCGGAGAGTGCGCTCCAACTGTCAACTCATAAAGGCCTTCGCAGCG CCACGAGTGAGACCTCTTTCGTGCACGCGATCAGCGCAGCAGGTGTCATGTACACACTGACCCGCAACTGTAGTCTCGGGGACCTGGACAACTGCGGCTGTGACGGCTCGAGAAATGGTCAAATCG GGGGGCGTGGGTGGTTGTGGGGCGGCTGCAGTGATAACTTGGACTTTGGGGAAAGGATGTCAAAACAGTACGTGGACGCGCTTGAGACTGGCCAGGACTCACGGGCGGCTGTCAACCTTCATAACAACGAGGCCGGTAGAATG GCGGTGAAGGCCACCATGAAGCGCATCTGCAGGTGCCACGGTATGTCTGAGAGTTGCTCCGTTCAGACCTGCTGGATGCAGCTGTCTGACTTCAGAGACGTCGGCAACTACCTCAAAATCAAACACGACCAGGCGCAGAAACTGGAAATGGACAAGAGGCGGATGAGGTCGGGGAACAGCGCGGACAACAGGGGCGCCATTGCGGACGCGTTCAGCAGCATCGCCCGAACGGAGCTCATTTACCTGGAGGAATCTCCAGACTACTGCAGTCAGAACGCCAGCCTGGGCCTTCACGGTACTGAGGGCAGGGAGTGCCTGCAGCACGGCGAGGGCTTGAACCAGTGGGAGAAGAGGAGCTGCCGCCGACTGTGCCATGAGTGCGGcctgggggtggaggagaggcggACAGAGATAGTCAGCAGCTGTAACTGTAAGTTCCAATGGTGCTGCACGGTCAAGTGTGAGAACTGCTCTCAAGTGATGGTCAAACACGTGTGTGCCAGAAGAGAGGGAAGCCACGGACACAACTACAGAAGGAGATACCGAGGACCTAAATGA